The proteins below are encoded in one region of Maridesulfovibrio ferrireducens:
- a CDS encoding ABC transporter ATP-binding protein yields the protein MQHLLEVKDLSVGFALRNGSLTAVRNVSFNLDKGERLGLVGESGAGKSVTGFSIINLISKPGYISNGSILFEGKNLAKLPSEEMRKIRGNRISMIFQDPMMTLNPVLTIGTQMIETVLAHMNVSRKEAEEIALEKLRKVYIPSPHKRLAQYPHEFSGGMRQRIVIAISLLTEPSLIIADEPTTALDVTIQAEIMDLLLELCQSDDMALILITHDLAVVSEVTQRIAVMYAGSIVETGITSEVTTNPGHPYTKGLIAALPQSGGAGDRLTQIPGAMPSLVNMPSGCPFHARCNLCTDICEREVPKLIENKSGILVACHHADK from the coding sequence ATGCAACATCTACTCGAAGTAAAAGACTTAAGCGTAGGCTTCGCTTTGCGGAACGGCTCTCTAACGGCTGTACGCAATGTAAGTTTTAATCTGGATAAAGGTGAAAGACTCGGACTGGTTGGAGAATCCGGAGCAGGTAAATCTGTTACCGGTTTTTCGATCATTAATCTGATATCAAAACCTGGATATATCTCAAACGGATCAATCCTGTTTGAAGGTAAAAATCTAGCGAAACTACCCAGCGAAGAAATGCGCAAGATTCGCGGCAACAGAATCTCAATGATCTTTCAGGACCCGATGATGACCCTTAATCCGGTTCTTACCATCGGCACCCAGATGATCGAGACTGTGTTAGCCCACATGAATGTATCCCGCAAAGAAGCCGAAGAGATTGCTCTTGAAAAGCTTAGAAAGGTCTACATTCCTTCTCCGCACAAAAGACTTGCTCAGTATCCGCATGAATTCTCCGGAGGCATGCGTCAACGTATTGTAATCGCCATTTCGCTTTTGACTGAACCGTCCCTGATTATTGCGGATGAGCCCACAACAGCCCTTGATGTTACCATTCAGGCTGAAATTATGGATCTTCTCCTTGAGCTTTGCCAATCGGATGATATGGCTCTTATCCTGATCACACACGATCTTGCTGTTGTCTCAGAAGTGACACAGAGAATAGCGGTTATGTATGCAGGAAGCATTGTTGAAACAGGCATCACCAGTGAAGTTACAACGAATCCTGGTCATCCTTATACAAAAGGACTGATCGCCGCACTGCCGCAAAGCGGAGGAGCCGGTGACAGACTGACTCAGATTCCCGGAGCCATGCCTTCTTTGGTGAACATGCCGTCCGGTTGTCCATTTCATGCAAGGTGCAACCTCTGTACAGATATTTGTGAACGTGAAGTCCCGAAACTTATCGAAAATAAATCCGGTATTCTGGTGGCCTGCCACCATGCCGATAAATAA
- a CDS encoding ABC transporter ATP-binding protein has translation MQTDSLVEVKNLVKHFDISGGLLDQLSLEKGRITRRHTIVQAVNDISFAIKKGETLSVVGESGCGKSTLARTVMGLYPPNSGEIYYDGHRIDQLSSSQMLPFRTKMQMVFQDPYASLNPRMTVRQIIEEPIYFHNKGISRGEAKDHLHKVMRSVGMDPEWVNNYPHEFSGGQRQRISIARALAVDPEFIVADEPIAALDVSIQAQVLNLLMDAQEERNLTYLFISHDLSVVEHISTRVAVMYLGCLCELAPAKDLFSSPKHPYTQALLSAIPTLGGKRKKHIHLSGDVPTPINLPTGCVFNGRCPHANDRCREERPQAIQVENEGLVVCHAFEEGRL, from the coding sequence ATGCAGACTGACTCCCTCGTAGAAGTAAAAAATCTGGTTAAGCACTTCGACATTTCAGGTGGATTGCTTGATCAGTTATCATTGGAAAAAGGACGCATCACGCGCCGCCATACTATTGTTCAGGCTGTAAATGACATCAGCTTTGCAATAAAAAAAGGTGAAACCCTCAGTGTTGTAGGCGAATCAGGATGTGGTAAATCCACACTCGCAAGAACAGTTATGGGGCTCTACCCTCCTAACAGCGGTGAAATCTATTATGATGGACATCGTATTGACCAACTGTCATCCTCTCAAATGCTCCCGTTCCGTACGAAAATGCAGATGGTTTTTCAGGACCCTTATGCGTCTCTGAATCCACGTATGACAGTTCGGCAGATAATTGAAGAACCGATCTACTTTCACAATAAGGGAATCTCACGCGGGGAAGCTAAAGACCACCTTCACAAGGTGATGCGTAGCGTCGGCATGGACCCGGAATGGGTTAATAATTATCCGCATGAATTTTCAGGTGGACAAAGACAGCGCATAAGCATTGCACGCGCACTTGCAGTAGACCCTGAATTTATTGTGGCAGATGAACCCATCGCCGCTCTTGATGTATCCATTCAGGCCCAAGTCTTAAACCTGCTGATGGACGCGCAGGAAGAACGCAACCTGACTTACCTGTTTATCAGCCATGACCTTTCAGTTGTAGAGCATATCAGCACCAGAGTGGCAGTTATGTATCTGGGCTGTTTATGCGAACTTGCTCCTGCAAAAGATCTATTTTCATCGCCTAAGCATCCGTATACACAAGCTCTTCTCTCAGCTATACCGACCCTTGGCGGAAAACGTAAAAAGCATATTCACCTCTCTGGAGATGTGCCTACTCCTATTAATCTGCCTACAGGTTGCGTATTCAACGGTAGATGTCCTCATGCAAATGACCGTTGCAGAGAAGAAAGACCTCAAGCTATTCAAGTAGAAAACGAAGGATTAGTTGTTTGTCATGCCTTCGAAGAAGGAAGATTATAA